The Streptomyces sp. ALI-76-A nucleotide sequence CGAGCCGGTCGACTACGCCGTCGCGGTGGACGAGTCGGCGAGCCTGGGGGCCGGGGAGATCGACCGGGAGAAGGACGCCGTGTCGGCGATCGCCGTCAGCGACCCCTCCGCCCGCTCCCGCATGGTGGTGTACGGCTTCGCCGACGCCAGGACCGAGCGGCAGTCGCCCATCGACGAGGTGTGCCCCATGCGACGGCTCGACGCGGTCGGCCGGGAGCAGATCGGCGAATGCTCCGCGGACCTGCGCGAGCGGACCGAGGAAGAGGGCTCGGGCACCGACTTCATCTCGGCCGTCCGGCAGGGCGTCACCCGGCTGAAGGAGGCGCCGGACCCCGGCCGCCCCCGGGTGCTGTTCCTGCTCACCGACGGCTACCTCGACGTGCGGGACAGCCATCGCTACAAGGGCCTCGACAAGAAGACCAGGGAGGACCAGGCCGCCGAGGACCTCGACCGGGCGCTGCGGGAGGCGGCCGACGCCCGGGTGCAGATCTGGCCGCTCGGCTTCGGCACCAGTGTCGACGAGGACGCACTCGCGGACATGGCGGCCGCCGGATACCAGGACGGCTGCCGCGACCTGCCCGAGGCCCGGCCGAAGGCGGCGGTGGTGCCCGGTGCCGAGGAGGTCGGCGAGGCACTGGAGTCGGCGTTCTCCGCCGCCCGCTGTCTCTACCGGGAGCCGGGCTCACAGACCCGCCCGCCGGGCGACCTGACCGTGCGCGTGTCCCCCCTGGCCACGGAGGGCACCATCGTCGTCTCCAAGGGTGATCCCGAGGTCACCGCCACGTACTACGACCCCGAGGGCAGGAAGATCACCGAGTCGGACGACGGGGACGGGGACTCGTCCTTCGAGTTCACCGGCCGCGGCCGGTCGGTCGAGTCCCTGCGCGTCACCCGGCCCGTCGCGGGCCAGTGGCGGGTGCACCTCGACGCACCCGAAGGACACCGGGACCGCGTCGCCAGCATCAGCGTCCTGTGGCGGGGCGTGGTGCGCTCCGCCATCCGCCTGGAGAAGCCCTCGCCGCACCCCGGCCAGCGCACCCGCGTCGAGGTCGAGGTGCTGACCAGGGCCGGCGTCAAACTGAGCGAACGGGACCTGCGCGGGATCTCCGTCTCCGGACAGCTGACCGGCGAGGGCTTCGCGCGGAAGATCCCCCTCTCGTTGACCGACGGCGGCCGGGGCCCGGACGAACGGGGCTCGGACGGTGTCTTCACCGGAGCCGTCACGGTCCCCGACGAGGCCACGGGCTCCCTGCTCTTCTCCAGCACCGTCGCCTCGGTGGGCCTCAGCCCGGACCGCAGGTCCTATCCGACCCGGATGACCCCCCCGCACGCGAAGTTCGGCGCCGAGCTGCACCTCCCGGCGGCCACCGTGCACCCCGGTGGCCGCGTGACGGGCACGCTCGATCTCAGCAACGGCGACCCGGCCCCGCACACGGTGAAGCTGGCCGTCGCCGACGGCGCGGGCACCGGTCTCAGCATCAGCCCCGCCGAGGTGGTCGTCGAACCGGGCGCCGAACGCACCGTCGCCGTCACCGTCCAGGTGGCCGAGGAGGACGGTCTCGGCGCGCCGGTCGCCGACGAGGGCACCGCGCTCGGCGGGAAGATCACCGCCGTCGACGGCGGGCGCGTCCTCGACGACGCGCCGCTCGACATCACGGTCACCCCGGTGCCCGGCCCCGTCGAACGGTTCTGGGACCAGTGGTGGAACGTCATCATCCCCTCGGCGTTCCTCCTCGCCGCCGTGGTCGCCGCGTTCCTGTCCCGCCGCCGCGTCAACCGGCTGCTCGCCGCCCCCGGAGGACTCCTCCTCGAACTGCGCGACGCCGACGCCACACTGGTCGGCAGCCGCAAGGCCAAGGCGGGCCGCGCCAACTGGTACGAGTTCGACATCGTCGACACCGCCACCGCGACCCCCCGCATCGAGCGGCGCCACCGTGGTGCCTACGCGGTCAGGCGGGACCTGAACGGGGGAGTGGTGCTGCGTGCCGGCGGCCAGGGCGAGCGGACCCTGCGTCTGGGGGAGCCGGTGGTGCTGACCGACGCGCTGTCCCTGCGGATCACCGAGAGCGCCGGACGCCGGCCCGTCGCGCACGGCCGTTCCGGCCTGCCGAAGCGGGTCCGGGCGGTGGGCGGTGGCCGTACCGCCCGCGGCGGGGACACCGCCGCGACCGACACGTACGAGAGCGGCGCGCGCCTCCCGAACGTGCCGGACCCGGCGGACCACCCGGACCTCTGAGCCACCGCCCCCACCCGGCACCACGGCCGCGGCCGGAGCCGCCGCCCGTCCCCTCGACCGCGCACCGGTGACCGCGGTCCTCCTTCGCCCCTCGTACCCGACCCCCGACCACCCGACCACCAGCGATTCCTTGCCCCTCGTACTCGACCACCAGCGACCGGGACGCACGGCGTCCAGGCGGAGGACCACACCATGAAGATCTTCCAGCCGATGCTCTTCGTCGGGCTGGGCGGCACCGGCGGACTGGTCGGGGCCGAGCTGGAGCGCCGGCTGCGAGCCGAACTGTGCGGACCCGACGGTACGGCGCTCAACAGTCTCGGCATCCCGCTGCGCTACCAGCTCCCGGAGTGCCTCCAGTTCGTCTACGCCGACTTCAGCGAGTCCGAACTCGCCCGGCTGCCCCACCTCAGCGCCGACAACGCGCTGCGTGCCGCCTACAGCCGGACCGCACGGGCCACCCACGACCTCCTGCCCGACCACGACAGCTCCCCGGAGGTCACCCGGGAGCTGCGTGCGGTGATGCGTGACGAGGTGAGCGGCTGGCTCCCTCCACGCACCGGCGAACCCAAGGTCACCCCGCTGCGCAACGGAGCCGGCCAACTGCCCACCGTCGGGCGCGCCGCCCTCTTCGGCACCCTCCGCAACGGACTGGACTCGGTCATGGGGCCGCTGCTCCAGGCCATCGACGCCATCAGCCGCTCCGGGGGTGAACTCAGCCAGCTCGGCGGAGGACCCATGTCCGGCTGCGACGTGTTCGTGGCCTACTCGGTGGCCGGCGGCACCGGCGCCGGGCTCTTCCTCGACTACCTCCATCTGATCGGCGAGGCGTTCAGGGCCAAGAACTTCACCGGCGCACGGATCTACCCGCTGGTGGTCATGCCCTCCGCCTTTCCCCCCTCCGCGGGCGGCGGACGCGAGGCCGAACTGAACGCCGCGCGGGCCGTGGTCGACCTCTTCCGGCTCGTCGACGAGCAGAACGTGCCCACCGCCGAGTCCGATCTCGGCGACACCGAGCTGGACTCCGCGCTGCACATCCGGTACCCGGGCGCCCACCCGATCCGGCTGCGCACCGGCATGGTGCCGACGGCCTTCCTGTTCAGCCGTACCGCCGGGATCCGCCCCGACGACCTGCGGCGCTCCATCGTCTCCCTGGTGATGTCGCTGGTCGGCACCGAACTGGGCGACGGCAGCGGGCCCCGCCCCCGCGCCGACGACGACTACCAGACGTTCGCCGCCAGCTTCATCAACCGCGGACTGCACCGCGCGGCACGGGCCGCGTCCGGCATCGGCCACCGGGGGGTGTCCACGAGCCTGGTGGCCTCGATGACCGCGCCGCTCGACGAACTGGCCGAGCTCGTCTCCTCCCGCATGCTGGCGATGTCGGTGCGCCGGCTCACCGAGCCCGCGGCCCGGCCGAGCCACGCCTACGCGGGCACCGTCCGCAAGATGTTCGCGGACGCGGGCGTGGACGAACTGTGGGCCCGCGAGGCGCTGCCCGTGCCCGAGCCCGATCCGCTGCCCCGCGGCGGAGTCGCCATCGAGCAGGCGCTCCGCGACCGGATCAGCGACATGCAGGGGCTCCTCGACGACCTCCGGCGACGGGTGGAACGACGGGCGCCCGCGCTCGCCGAACAGTTCGCACCCCGCGCCGCGCTGGAGCGGGTGCTGCGCACCGCCGACTTCTTCCAGGCGGAGCGGATCGTCAAGGGAGTGCCGGGCGATCCCGACCCGGTGACCGTGCTCGGCTTCCTCGGGATGCTGGAGAACCGCAGCCGGCAACCCGCGCGCCCGGCGGGCGTGGATGTGCAGCCTCCCGCGGTGCCCCGGGTCAGGGGCCGCATCGGCGGCCTGTCCAAGGCCCGCTGGGGCGACCCCGAGGTGGCGGCGGCCGTCGAGGCGCAGGACCGCTGGTACCAGTGGCGCAGCCGGGTCGTCTGGCACGACGGCTGGCGGCGCCAGGAGCAGCGCTGGCGCCCGGCCGCGGCGGCGCTGAACAGCGAACTGGCGCTGCTGGTCGAGGCGTTCCGCAAACACGTCGAGGAAGAGCCCAGAGCGTTCCAGGAGCAGGTGCAGGAGCTCTACGACGACCGCACCGGCGTCTCCTATCTGCTGCCGCCGCAGAGCAACCTCCGCGACTTCTACGACGACCTGAGGGAACGCCTGATCAAACGGGTCAACCTGCGGGACAACGACGACGAGTCCGCCCTGTTGCTGAAACTCGTCGACGGCGACTGCTGGCAGGCCGCGCACACCGCCGGCCGGCGCAATCCCGCCGCGGCCGTCGCGACCGTCAAGGCCGCGGTGGAGCAGCGGATCAAGACGCTGTTCGCGGAGAGCGGCATGCAGGCCGACGAGCGGCCGCTGCTGCCCTCCATGGCGATGCTGCTGAGCGCGGCGGCCGGCGTCGGCGACACCGCCGAGGAGATCGGCAAGACCGCGCTGGAGCAGTTCCGGTTCAAGATCGCCGGACTGCTTCCGCACGGATTCGTGCCCGAAGGCGGAGGGCCGCTGAAGATCCTCATCGTCTACCCCCGGATACAGAACAAGGACGCCGTCGAGGAGTACCTGCGCAAGTCCCTGCTCCTGCCGAGGGACGGCAAGCGGTCCATCGAGTTCCGCGGTGTGGAGACCGACTCGATCACGGTGGTGCTCTTCCGCAGCGAGATGAGCCTCACCGAGGTGCCGGAGGCCCGCAACGTACTGCGCCGCTGGGCCAGGGCCCGCGACGTCGAGCAGAGCGAGGACGTGCTGAGCTGGCGGCAGCGGCTGGGCTACCGCGACGACTGGCTGGCCAGCACCGAGGAGGACCGGCGGCACATCCTGCACCGCCTGCTGTGCGCGATGTGGAACGGCCAGGTCACCGTGGTCGAGGGGGACGCCGACTCACCGCGCCGGATCCGTGTCCGGTTGTACGAGGAGGAGGGCCCCGACATCCCCGGGATGACCCTGCGCCTGGACGCCTACCAGGGCGAGATCTCCGGCTGGGCCGGACTGCTGCGCTCCTACGAGCGGTGGGCCCTGCTCGACGAGGGCCGCATCGTGGAGGACTACTGCAGCGTGCTGATGAGGGTCCAGCCCAAGGGCCTCTCCCTGTCCGGCAGCGACCCCGACCCCCTGTTCGTGCGGTTCGTGAACGACATCTCCAGGCATCAGCTGGACGTCCTGGAGAAGCTGGAACACCAGTCGGGGCCGTGGTCCGCCGAATGGGCCAGGCCCCTGCGCCAGTTCTGGGCGGAGACCCTGCCGGGCGCCCTGGACGTGCCCTTCACGGAGAAGCGGGCGCTCCAGCCGACCCTGCGGACGCTGGCAGCCACCATGCGGGGGGACCGGCTCTCCCCGCGGCCGCCGGACCCGGGGCTGCCGTCCGGCCCGCCCGGGGCACCCCGGCGCGAGGACGACGACTGGGGAACGGCGCCGTTGCGTCGGGACCGCCTCGACCGCGCCGACGAGCCCTGGCCCTCGTCCCCGTCGACCCGCAGTGCCTCCGGAGCGGGTTCGTCCCCTGCGACGGCGCGCAGGGAGCCTGGAGCGGATTCGTCTCCTGCGACGGCCTCCAGCGCGTCCGGCGCGATGTCGTCTCCCGTGACGGCCTCCAGCGAGCCAGGAGGGGATCCGTCCCCGGCGACGGCCCGCAGCGAGCCGCCGGCGGAACCGTCCCCCGCGACGGAGCGGCCGGCCCGCGACGACCGGCACGACCTCTTCGAGTGGCCCGAGAAACCGCACTGGCCCGAGCGGCTCGCGACCTCACCGGAGCCCGCGCGCGAACGTCCGTCTCCCGCCCCGGAGCCGGACGGAGCCGCCCAGCGGACCGGCGACGCCGTCACCGCGGCGCACACCCGGCCGCTGAACCAGGACCGCGCGGACGCGGCGCACGGGTCGCGGGGCGCCGGCTTCCCGTGGGAGACCGACGGCCCCGACCGGTCCGATCCCGTGCCGCAGCCCGATCCCTCGCCGCACCAGCCCCGGAGGACAGCCGGCCGGCCGGCCGACGACCCGTACCCGGCCGGCGGCTCCGATCGCTCCCCGGGCCTCTCCGGCACCGAGCCGTTCCTCTCGGCGTATCCGCCGTTCCCCGCGGGCGACGGCGAAGGAGACGGCGACGGCGACGGCGGCACCCCGGCCGATCACGCGGAGAACGCGTTCCCCTGGATCACTTCGAGCGAATCCGAGGATCCGTCCCGGTCCGCGTCCGACGGCACGTCCGGGACGGCGGCCGAGGGCCGCGCGGCACGTGACCCCTGGGAGAGTGACCCCGAATGAACCACGTCAGGGACGCGTCCCGGGCCGTGATCGTGCTGGACCTGCGGTCCGGTGCCCACAGGCTGGCCGCCCCCGGAGCACTGCGCACAGCGGTCTGGAAGCAGTTGCGGAACGAGGGACTGCCCGAGCCGGGCAACGGGCACTACAGGTTCCTCCTGCTGGACACCCCCCGCGGGCTCATGGACCACCACAGCCTGTACGAGCAGATCCTCGGCTACGGCGCCAAGGCGTGGATGCTCGGCCTGGTCATCGGTGACCTGCCGGGCGCGGACGACACCGGCGCGCCGGCGGCCGGCCGGCACGACACGGAACAGCCGTACGACGATCCGGACACCGGGTTCGCCGACGCCCACAGCCGCCGGCTGCTGCGCCCGGCCGCGCTGCACGGCCCGGACGCCGGGCTGCTGTGGGCGGGGGACCTGCGCGCGGCCCGGACGGCCGGCGACGCCGTCCGCGCCGACGATCCCGAGGCGCTGGCCGTCCTGGTGGATCTGCTGCGGGCGCTGTTCGACGAGACCCTGGAGACGCTCGCCCGGTTCCCCGACGCCGTGGCGGTGCCCGGCGTGCGCGTCCTCGAGCACGACCTGTCCGGCGCCGCCAGGGCGCGGGCGTGGCGGGAGGCTCTCACCCGGCTCGCCGGCGAGCCGTACTCGACCGCGCGGCGCTCGGCGCACGGGGACGATGCCGCCCGGACCGAGCTTCCCAAGCCGGTGGACGAACTCGCCGCCGGCCGTCCCACGGGTCCGGTGCCGGGCCACCGGGTCCCCGGCGGCGCGGCCGATCGCGCGTACCTTGCCTGCTCCGGCGCGCTCGACGAGGCCGAGGCGGGCTGGGCACGGCTCAGCGGCGTCGGCGGACTGATCGCCGGAGCCGGCGGACGGGACACCGAAGCGGCCCTCGACGCCGCCTCGCGCGGCCTCAGCGGCTACCGGAACCTGGTGGTCAGGGCCCTTCAGGAAGGTGCCGCGGGCGCCTCCTCGGCGACACCCGAGTCGGCGCTGCTCCTGACGGAACTCGGCGTCCGGGTCCCGCCGTACACGGGCAGCAGGGAAGCCGTGGGGGAGGGGCTGCACCGGCTCGCCGAGCGGATGCTGCGCGAGCGGCTGGCCCTGCGCAGTGTCGCCGAACGCTTCGCCGCCCTCTCCGAGCAGGTGGCGCCCGCACCGAGTGCCGGGCTGCTCGGCGAGGCCGACCGGCGCTGCCCGCCGGACCTGCCCCACCGGGTCTCGGCCGACCGGCACGTCGCCGTCGCCACGACCACACCAGCACGATTCGTGGGTGCCCTGGCCGCCGGCGGACTGGCGGCGCTGTGGCCCTGGCCCGGTACCTTCGCCGCGCTCGCCGTCGTGCTCGTCCTCCTCGCCGGCGGTCTGCTCGCGCGGCTGCGGCAGCCCGGCCAGCCTTCCTCGGGACCGGTGGCGCCCGGGCTGGCCGAGACGGTCGCGGCGGTCACGGGTGGCGTGGGCGGGTACTTCCTGACGACCGTGCGGGAGGTGCCGTCATGGGCGGGCCTGCTGGGTTTCCTCGCCGGGTCGGCCCTCGCTGTCGTCCTGGTCGTCGTGCGCTGGCGCCGGACGGTGGACCGCTGGTGGGAGCTGACGGGTGCGGACGAGGCCCGGCGGGCTCTGGACGACCTGGACGCGCTGCTCGCGGAAGCGGTGCTCCGGCAGCGCTGGGCCGCCGATGAGCGTCTGTACTGCGCCAACGCCGCCAGGATGGTGGCCGGGGCGCTGCGCGGTGCGGCGGCGACCGTCGAGGGGCTGGACTGGCATGACCGCGGGGACGGTCGCACGGCGGCCGCGCCGGCCGGGGGATGGGAGGACATCCTCCACCACGACCCGGCCCTCGGCGCCGTGGCGGACCTCGGCGACCCGGCGGAGCCGACGGGATCCGAGCGGCCGGACTGGATGCCGGCACCGGACCCCTACAGCCGTACGTCCGCGGCCGACGGGCCCGGGTTCGCCGGGAACGGTGGGGCCGAGGACGCCGGAGAGCGCACGCGGGAGCCGGACCGCCGGTCGGGGGACGGCCCGCGCTGGCTGGACAGGGAGGCGGGCGAGGGCGGCCCGCACCTCGTGGACACGCTGGTGGACGACCTCACCGACACCCTCGTCAGCGCGCTCGGCCCGTACTGGGGAGCCGTCGCACGCGGCCAGGCCGGGGGGTCCGCACTCAGCCGCGTCGAGCGGGAGATGACGTACATGCTGGGGGTGACCCGCCGTCACCTGTTCACCAACGGGGTAGTCTCCCCGCCGCCCTTCGCCCGGTCACGGGACCGGCGGGGCAACGCCGAGGGGCTGCTCGGCATCGGCCACCAACGGGTGGCCGATGCCATCGAGCCGGATCCCCAGGGCCGCCGCGTCGTCGACCTGGCCTCCCCGGACCAGACGGCACTGCTGAGCCGGGATCCCGCCCGTGTGGAGTGGATCAGGTTCGCCCCGCAGGCCGTGTGGACCGGCACGGACGGGCACGACCGGGCGGATGCCGGTGCCGGTGCCGGACCGAGTGCGCACGCCCCGGCCATGCCGCCGCCCGGCCTGCGCAGCCGCACGGTGCAGACCTCCACCGGCCGCTACGCCGGACTGCTCAAGCTCGTTCCCCTGCGCATGGGAGTGGTGCGGTCGGTCCGCCTGCGCGA carries:
- a CDS encoding VWA domain-containing protein, with amino-acid sequence MTFMTGADGRACARTPEAGKPQTTRGISDVPRTRTPLPARRGTFRLSAVALAAAILPGAALPALGADVPGANARPIDAVPVASEASDEPVDYAVAVDESASLGAGEIDREKDAVSAIAVSDPSARSRMVVYGFADARTERQSPIDEVCPMRRLDAVGREQIGECSADLRERTEEEGSGTDFISAVRQGVTRLKEAPDPGRPRVLFLLTDGYLDVRDSHRYKGLDKKTREDQAAEDLDRALREAADARVQIWPLGFGTSVDEDALADMAAAGYQDGCRDLPEARPKAAVVPGAEEVGEALESAFSAARCLYREPGSQTRPPGDLTVRVSPLATEGTIVVSKGDPEVTATYYDPEGRKITESDDGDGDSSFEFTGRGRSVESLRVTRPVAGQWRVHLDAPEGHRDRVASISVLWRGVVRSAIRLEKPSPHPGQRTRVEVEVLTRAGVKLSERDLRGISVSGQLTGEGFARKIPLSLTDGGRGPDERGSDGVFTGAVTVPDEATGSLLFSSTVASVGLSPDRRSYPTRMTPPHAKFGAELHLPAATVHPGGRVTGTLDLSNGDPAPHTVKLAVADGAGTGLSISPAEVVVEPGAERTVAVTVQVAEEDGLGAPVADEGTALGGKITAVDGGRVLDDAPLDITVTPVPGPVERFWDQWWNVIIPSAFLLAAVVAAFLSRRRVNRLLAAPGGLLLELRDADATLVGSRKAKAGRANWYEFDIVDTATATPRIERRHRGAYAVRRDLNGGVVLRAGGQGERTLRLGEPVVLTDALSLRITESAGRRPVAHGRSGLPKRVRAVGGGRTARGGDTAATDTYESGARLPNVPDPADHPDL
- a CDS encoding tubulin-like doman-containing protein, which encodes MKIFQPMLFVGLGGTGGLVGAELERRLRAELCGPDGTALNSLGIPLRYQLPECLQFVYADFSESELARLPHLSADNALRAAYSRTARATHDLLPDHDSSPEVTRELRAVMRDEVSGWLPPRTGEPKVTPLRNGAGQLPTVGRAALFGTLRNGLDSVMGPLLQAIDAISRSGGELSQLGGGPMSGCDVFVAYSVAGGTGAGLFLDYLHLIGEAFRAKNFTGARIYPLVVMPSAFPPSAGGGREAELNAARAVVDLFRLVDEQNVPTAESDLGDTELDSALHIRYPGAHPIRLRTGMVPTAFLFSRTAGIRPDDLRRSIVSLVMSLVGTELGDGSGPRPRADDDYQTFAASFINRGLHRAARAASGIGHRGVSTSLVASMTAPLDELAELVSSRMLAMSVRRLTEPAARPSHAYAGTVRKMFADAGVDELWAREALPVPEPDPLPRGGVAIEQALRDRISDMQGLLDDLRRRVERRAPALAEQFAPRAALERVLRTADFFQAERIVKGVPGDPDPVTVLGFLGMLENRSRQPARPAGVDVQPPAVPRVRGRIGGLSKARWGDPEVAAAVEAQDRWYQWRSRVVWHDGWRRQEQRWRPAAAALNSELALLVEAFRKHVEEEPRAFQEQVQELYDDRTGVSYLLPPQSNLRDFYDDLRERLIKRVNLRDNDDESALLLKLVDGDCWQAAHTAGRRNPAAAVATVKAAVEQRIKTLFAESGMQADERPLLPSMAMLLSAAAGVGDTAEEIGKTALEQFRFKIAGLLPHGFVPEGGGPLKILIVYPRIQNKDAVEEYLRKSLLLPRDGKRSIEFRGVETDSITVVLFRSEMSLTEVPEARNVLRRWARARDVEQSEDVLSWRQRLGYRDDWLASTEEDRRHILHRLLCAMWNGQVTVVEGDADSPRRIRVRLYEEEGPDIPGMTLRLDAYQGEISGWAGLLRSYERWALLDEGRIVEDYCSVLMRVQPKGLSLSGSDPDPLFVRFVNDISRHQLDVLEKLEHQSGPWSAEWARPLRQFWAETLPGALDVPFTEKRALQPTLRTLAATMRGDRLSPRPPDPGLPSGPPGAPRREDDDWGTAPLRRDRLDRADEPWPSSPSTRSASGAGSSPATARREPGADSSPATASSASGAMSSPVTASSEPGGDPSPATARSEPPAEPSPATERPARDDRHDLFEWPEKPHWPERLATSPEPARERPSPAPEPDGAAQRTGDAVTAAHTRPLNQDRADAAHGSRGAGFPWETDGPDRSDPVPQPDPSPHQPRRTAGRPADDPYPAGGSDRSPGLSGTEPFLSAYPPFPAGDGEGDGDGDGGTPADHAENAFPWITSSESEDPSRSASDGTSGTAAEGRAARDPWESDPE